The following DNA comes from Desulfitibacter alkalitolerans DSM 16504.
GTGGAGATAAGATAATTGAAGGGCTGTAATTGCACTTGCTGGGGTTTGAGGGTCTACACCAGCTATGCTTGGCGGCCCATAATAATGATATATAGGTTCTGCTACTCCCCAGAACAAAATGCCTATGGCAATACCGGCACATAGAGCCATGGCAAACCAATTCCAATACGAAAGTTCCGGTTTAGCATCCGGCCCACCAAGGCGAACCCTACCTATTGGAGCTAAGGTAACAAACAATACAAATGCTAAAAAAATAAAGGCAAAAAATAGGTACATCCAACCAAAGTAGTCTATCGTAAAACCAAGTGCAGCATTAGCACCTTTTGCAAAACCATCTGGGGATACCATTCCTATTAGCAGGAACACAACAAGTAATATTGCAGGGGGATAAAAAATACCCTTCTCTAGCTCAAACTTCTTATTGCCGTTGCCAACATCAGGCTGTGGAGCACGTTGTAATTCACTCATCAATCTTCCTCCTCGTTTGTTTGTTAGATTTAAAAAATTTTGCCCTTGCATGAGTAATAAAAACAGAGTTAATACATTCATCACCTCTCTCAAAGAATCTATTTTGCATTTCCCAAATAGTATAAATATTCTAATTATTTTTTTGGCTCAACCTCTAAATCAGAGAGGAATTAAGATAAACGAAGTGCAAATTGCATGCCAAAATTGCAATGCCTTTCAAAAGCAATTGTTAAAAAGACACATTGTTTAAACAGATGCAATTTAATTTAGCACTTGACATGTTGTAAGTATTCAAATTGCAATATTGTGCGATGATTTTAACTAATGGTTAATAAAGTGCATAGAGTTTTTGCATAGACAAATTATTTATATATTTTAGCAACCCCCTAAAAGGTCATGAAAATAGTCTTTGGACAACCTAGAGCCGATTGTCCAAAGATTATTGAAAAGTATATAATGTTTAATATGTCTATGTGCAGAAATGCTATTTTAATTTATACTTTTTCACCTTATAAAAGGAGTTTTTGCCTGCTTTTTCCCAGTTCCTGGGCAGCTTTAGCTATATTTCTTTGCTCCTCTTTAAAGCCATTATAATGTCTTCTTTATCCTTTGAATTATTTCTTCAAGAAGGGTTTGTTCTGCGCAATTTTCTCTCCAGGTTGGGTAGTCCACTACCTGCTGGTGGTTTATGACTTTTTTATAAAGAAAACTTGGCTTTCGCCAAGCCTTTTGGCGCCAGCGGAAGCCTTAGTCTTTGTGAATACTATCTACCTTGTGGAACTTATACTTTCTGATAGTGAAATAAAACGGAATATGTTCTGACCTTATTATAGTTTTGACTGCAGTCCTCTTGTTAGGGGTACTCATAATTCTTGCAAAAATCCTTACTCTACTGCTAAATACGGTCGTACTTTCCATACTTTTCAAGCGCCTCTTCAGTATATTGATCTATCAATTCATCTAGTTCCTTGGTTACTTTTTCATCCATAGGTTCAGGATGATATTCCTGCACAACCCACCTGACTTTATCTTCAATTACTTGACCCAATGTTTTCTTCCCGTTATCTACCCAATTACCATATGAAGCTCTTGTTAATAAATTTGGTGAATATATTTTTCTAAAATTATTTAAAGTATGTTTTTCACCAAGGTAATGTCCTCCTGGGCCAACTTTCTTTATTACGTCAAGTGCTAAATCTTCTTCCCTAAAAGGAATGCCTTGCACAATATGTTTTATTAAGCCTATTATTTCATCGCTAAATACTACCTGTGAAAGTGAGGAAGTCAAACCAGAATCAACGTAGCCTATATCATGTATAAGGTTACCTCCTGATAATGCTGCTAATAATAACGAATATGTGGCTTCAGCAGAGGCTTGTTCATCAAAAGTTTTTGCATCAGTACATCCTCCAGTGCTAAAAACGGGAAGTCTATAGTAATATCCCATTTCAGTAAGTGCTGAACTTAAAACATGAAACTCTGGTGCACCATAAGGATGAGCCATGTTTTTCATATCTATTGCTGTAATAGTACCTCCATAAAAAAATGGTGCACCTGGTTGTTTAAGCTGATGGATTACAAGGGTACTGAGCAATTCGGCATTGCCTTGAATAAGAGCTCCCGCTAAAGTAACTGGCGCTGAAGCTCCACACATCATTCCTATTGTATGAATAATTGGAACCATTTTTTCTGCACACGCCATTACCTTACCAATACCGTCCTCAGATTGCCTAAGCGGGGAAGTAGCCTCAGAGTATACCGCTAAAATAGGACGATCTCTAAGTTTTTCCGAGCCTCCCATAACTACTTCTGCCATTTCTATGATGTTTGAGATATTTTGCTTATCATAACCACTAACAATAATCGGCTTTTTTGTATTCCTAACCATTGCATCAAATTCATGTATGTATCCTATTTCTGGATATTGGTGCTTTGCAATCCCTAAGGACATAACAAAATCAATATTTGAAAGATAATCACATAATTTAGCTGTATTAGCAATATCTTCTTTTCTGGTTTGCCTTCTTTCTCCTGTAAAAACATCTAATGTATATGGGCAACCTGAACCTGTTCCAAAATAGCTTTTATGAGATTCTAAAAACATGCACCTATTGCCATCTCTATTTGCCATAACTATTCGGGATGGAGCAGTTAAAAGGGCATTCTTCACAAGATGTTCAGGTATCTTTACTAAATGCCTCTCTACTCTTGCCCCTGCCGACTGTAATAGTTCCAGTGCCTCAGCATGAAAAACTTCTACCCCTGTTTCTGCAAGGATTTCCAATGATCCAAGATGTATTTCTTCTAGCTGATCATACGAAAGAAATTTTAATGAAGGTGTTAACTGAATTGCGGTGTTACTTTTCATTTGAACCCTCCTATCTCAATATTTTGATGCTATTCTAAAAATTACACTCTAAATTGGCCTTTTTTAAAGACACAAATTTTAATATAAAACTAAATTTTTATTCCCCCGCTAACCCTATCACGTCTCTCTGTGTCTATGCCCTAATCTTCCTTCGTTCAGCATTATGGGGTAGGGGGGTACCAGTTACTCGTATGCAGGGTCATGCCCTAATGGAAGGTTATGGTTTCTCTACCTAAAACCAATATCAAATTTTATGTGAAATATTAAGGACTAATTTACAAATCATAGCCATAGAGGTTGTTGATATGTGGGCAATGGCAAATCGTTGTCCAAGCACTCGCATTCCTAACATCGCCAGGAAACCCTTTTTTCCGCGTTTTTATAAATTAATACCCATATCACGATTTGCATAAAGCATAGTTTAATCGCTCCTAGATATAGAGATTTTATAATTTAGATGCAATTTCTTTAATTTTATTTTTAACTTCAGCATTTAACGGCTTAGGTTGGTGGCTATCTATGATATTTTGCAGCTTTTTCTTTGCTAGTTCAGCTAAATCAGGCTGCCCTTGAGCTGTCCAATCATCAAATCTTCCTCTATTGAATATTGATGGGAACCACCACTCCTTTTTAAAGTTATTAAACGTATGCTCTTCTGCCATGAAGTGTCCACCTGGTCCAACCTTCTCTATCACATCAACAGCTAAGGTATTTCTATTTACTTCAATACCTTTTACGATCTGGCGCACCTGGCCTATCACTTCATCAGCTATTACTAATTGAAGTAAGGATGTGCTAATACCAGACTCCATATAACCAACATCATGGACTATATTTCCCCCACTTAATGCTGCCATAAGGCAATTTGTGGCAATATCGATGCCTGCCTGTTGATCAACACACTTAGAGTCTGAGCATCCTGCAGTGCTAAACATTGGTATTTTATAATACTGCGCCATATTGGTCATTCCCGCCGCCATTAGGCTAAATTCAGGGGAAGAGTAAGTTATTTGAGTTGTGGCCATGTCCATTATTGTTACCACTCCTCCCATTACAAAGGGAGCGCCTTCTCTAGTCAATTGATGAATAACCAGCCCACTTAGGCATTCTGCATTAGCAAGTACAATATTTCCCGCCATGGTTGCAGGACCTGTGGCTCCTGCTAGGGGTGCAGGTGTATTTATACATGGTAAAAAGTGTTCTGCCATAAACATTGTTTTCTCAATTGCATCTACATCATGAGTTAATGGAGTAATTGGTTCGGAATAAAAACATAAAAAGGGATAATTTTGAAGTTCCTGAAGACTTCCCCTTACGGCAATGGCCATGTCTACCATAGTCCTGTAATTACTTGAGGTAAAGCCCCAGTGGACTATAGGTTTTGTTGAGTTATTTACCATTGCCTCAAACATTAAAACATCGGCAATTTCTGTTTGAACATCTCTCGCAGTACCAAAATCCATTTGAAAGTCTATATTAGGTAAAGCATCCATCACCCTAGATGCTCTACATGTATCATTTATTGTGGGATATCTACGTTCACCTGTAAACGGATCTAATGTATAGTTTACAGTTGGGCCAGGACCAAAATAGGATTTATTATTTTCCAAAAACATTTTACGATTTCCATCTCGATCGCATAGTACAATTCTTGATGGAGCACTTCTTATACACTTTTCAACTAATCCTGCAGGAAACTTAACCCTTTCACCATCAACAAAAGCCCCGGCTTTTTTGGCAAGTTCTAGGGCTTTAGGATGATGAATCAGCACGCCCACTCTTTCTAAAACTTCCAAAGTTGCCATGTGTATCTCTTCGCACTGCTGTTCAGTAAACACCCGAAAATACAAGCTTGAGTTGGTCACATAATTACTTCTTAACATATAAATACCTCCATCCTATATGATTTCCTATATAAATTTATGCAACTTGCATGCCAGCTAAATCTTTATCTCTTCCACATAAACAGGATTCTTGAACTCATATGAACTTGTTCATTAGTGTATGCTAGAAGATAGTAGTCTTGGAGCGAAACTTGTCAACTCGATGACATAGCTGAACCCAGTCAGGGCTAGTGACGGTATTTATCGGAAAAAAGTTTCGTAGGCATTGTCAAAGAACTCCAAAAAGAATAAAATGTCTAATTTGTAACAATAAGTCCAGCGAAACCTTGAAGTAAAACAACTAGGAACAACAGCATGCTCCTAGTTTTATGTCACTACAGGGGTAATTTGACCCCAACCCCTTCATTTAATGCCCTATTTAGCAGCTCCCTGCCTACTACAACATCACAAACAGACATTCCAATGTTGCTGCAAACAATTAGCTCATCCTTATTTTCTCTACCCTTTTTAACCCCAGCAATAACCTCGCCAGTTTCACATGCTATTTCTGGTAGTCCATCTGGAAAATAACCCATCCCAGCGAATAATTCATGTTCTTCCTTACTATCAACGATATACTTATCAGCCCTCCTGGATGTAACTGGGTCAAAGTAGGTATTTAAGTCACATGGCAGAATGGTTTGCCCTTTTGAAACCCACTCATCCTTTATCTCCGCAAGTGGATCAAGGAGAATTATTGTTGCAGAACTTAAAACTTCACAACTTTTTGTAACCATTTCAGGATTGTCCCCTTTGATAATCTCCACATCAATCAACGGCTGACATTCTTTTATTAAATCATCCATGGCCGCCTCTTTTATATCATAAATGTATATTTTCTTGAGCTTTTTTAATACATGAACTACATATTTTACATGCTCTATTCCCTGAACACCACAACCAAACATACCAAATGTTTCGGCATCAGGATGAAGAGCCTGTGCAGCTAGAACAGTAACTGCCGGTGTCCTCATGGCAGTAATCCATGC
Coding sequences within:
- a CDS encoding trimethylamine methyltransferase family protein, translated to MKSNTAIQLTPSLKFLSYDQLEEIHLGSLEILAETGVEVFHAEALELLQSAGARVERHLVKIPEHLVKNALLTAPSRIVMANRDGNRCMFLESHKSYFGTGSGCPYTLDVFTGERRQTRKEDIANTAKLCDYLSNIDFVMSLGIAKHQYPEIGYIHEFDAMVRNTKKPIIVSGYDKQNISNIIEMAEVVMGGSEKLRDRPILAVYSEATSPLRQSEDGIGKVMACAEKMVPIIHTIGMMCGASAPVTLAGALIQGNAELLSTLVIHQLKQPGAPFFYGGTITAIDMKNMAHPYGAPEFHVLSSALTEMGYYYRLPVFSTGGCTDAKTFDEQASAEATYSLLLAALSGGNLIHDIGYVDSGLTSSLSQVVFSDEIIGLIKHIVQGIPFREEDLALDVIKKVGPGGHYLGEKHTLNNFRKIYSPNLLTRASYGNWVDNGKKTLGQVIEDKVRWVVQEYHPEPMDEKVTKELDELIDQYTEEALEKYGKYDRI
- a CDS encoding trimethylamine methyltransferase family protein, producing MLRSNYVTNSSLYFRVFTEQQCEEIHMATLEVLERVGVLIHHPKALELAKKAGAFVDGERVKFPAGLVEKCIRSAPSRIVLCDRDGNRKMFLENNKSYFGPGPTVNYTLDPFTGERRYPTINDTCRASRVMDALPNIDFQMDFGTARDVQTEIADVLMFEAMVNNSTKPIVHWGFTSSNYRTMVDMAIAVRGSLQELQNYPFLCFYSEPITPLTHDVDAIEKTMFMAEHFLPCINTPAPLAGATGPATMAGNIVLANAECLSGLVIHQLTREGAPFVMGGVVTIMDMATTQITYSSPEFSLMAAGMTNMAQYYKIPMFSTAGCSDSKCVDQQAGIDIATNCLMAALSGGNIVHDVGYMESGISTSLLQLVIADEVIGQVRQIVKGIEVNRNTLAVDVIEKVGPGGHFMAEEHTFNNFKKEWWFPSIFNRGRFDDWTAQGQPDLAELAKKKLQNIIDSHQPKPLNAEVKNKIKEIASKL
- a CDS encoding ornithine cyclodeaminase family protein: MYIADEVLKDREWISEKIKIGEQMLYLTQKEVISLGLKEENILNLTRDALIAHGTKEYEMPAKIGIHPFKEVFFHAMPAWVPSKMAAGMKWIECYPYNPEKFNLPQTTGLLVMNDVASGCPIALMDSAWITAMRTPAVTVLAAQALHPDAETFGMFGCGVQGIEHVKYVVHVLKKLKKIYIYDIKEAAMDDLIKECQPLIDVEIIKGDNPEMVTKSCEVLSSATIILLDPLAEIKDEWVSKGQTILPCDLNTYFDPVTSRRADKYIVDSKEEHELFAGMGYFPDGLPEIACETGEVIAGVKKGRENKDELIVCSNIGMSVCDVVVGRELLNRALNEGVGVKLPL